From the genome of Setaria viridis chromosome 1, Setaria_viridis_v4.0, whole genome shotgun sequence:
cgcgccgagGGGTTCGAGCACTACCGCTGCGACCGCAACCTCTCCATGGGCATGAACCTAAACAACATGGCCAAGATGCTCCGATGCGCCGGCAACGACGACATCATCACCATCAAGGCCGACGACGGGTCCGACACCGTCACCTTCATGTTCGAGTCGCCCAGTAAGTTCCCAATCGCTTCTCGccttttttgttttcattaGTTGTCGATGCTTCTGGAATCTTATTCCTGACCGTGATTATTTTGTTTTGGGAATGAACAGAGCAAGATAAAATTGCCGATTTCGAGATGAAGCTGATGGACATCGACAGTGAGCACCTCGGCATCCCGGATTCCGAGTACCAGGCCATCGTCCGCATGCCGTCGGCTGAGTTTATGAGGATCTGCAAGGACCTCAGCAGCATCGGGGACACTGGTACATAGATTATTTTTGTTGGTTTATGCAGCAGGCTATTTGTTACTGTTGCACATAGTTGGTTCTAGTTCTTGTGGCTTAACACTTGCCATTTCTTCTTGTAGTTATCATCTCGGTGACTAAGGAGGGCGTCAAGTTCTCAACCTCAGGAGAAATTGGGAGCGCTAACATTGTCTGCAGGCAGAACCAAACTGTTGACAAGGTACCTTTTAGCATCGTTGACCTTTAATTGGAACAAATCCCATCCTCTGCATCTATCTGTGTTTGTGGCCTGCAAAATGCTATGGATAATGATAGTATGAGTGTTCTTTAATAGATTAGTGCTACCCACCACATTCATGGTTCCACTCAGGTTATTTGCAGTGTAGATACCCATGTTTTGCCTGTCTGCAGTAGGCACAGATTAATAGTTAAAGTAGTTAATTCACTTTGCTTGCTAAGTTACGGTCCTCTGTTAGGTGTTCTAGTTCAGTGTATATGATTGGATATCTATTTCAGCACTAGCTGTTTGTTAATTTGTCTAGCAGTTAAGCTAAATATTTTAGAAACCAGATCCTGTCACCTCATTTAGTTGATTGAATGGGAATTTGGAAAACTGAATTGAATCAGACATCTTTCTAGCATAGCTTTTTTCTGAAATAAATCTGGATGATGTGATTCTattcttcaatttttttgtCTTGTATGATATTAATAATTGCAATTGGGTCTATCATGAATCTGTTCACTGTCTGTAGTCTGATACCTATTTAAGGAATGTTTAATGAGATGTTTGCACTGGCTAAAGGATTCTGTTTTTAATCAACGCAGCCAGAGGAAGCTACCGTTATAGAGATGCAGGAACCAGTTTCCTTGACCTTTGCCCTGAGGTACATGAACTCCTTCACCAAGGCATCGTCCCTGTCTGACCAAGTGACTATCAGCCTTTCATCTGAGCTGCCAGTGGTGGTCGAGTACAAGATAGCAGAGATGGGTTACATTAGATTTTACCTGGCTCCTAAGattgaggaagatgaggagatgAAGCCCTGATGAACAATATAGTGCTGATGTTACCTACTTTTCTTGTCTTCCAACCATCGTTTGCTTACCTATTGCTTGGAAGCGAAAAAAGATGTTATGCGTTATCTCTTAGGCCAGACTGCTTTAGCTACCTGTATTTGTGACTGTTCTGTGAATCCATGGATTTACAGTGAATCTAGATTAGTGGGTTTGTGCTTTTGTGCATGTTGGCAAAATGTGCTTTCTGGTGCTTGTAGCTTGATGATTTATGATCCATCAGTTGCAGAGTCTGTTGCATCAAGGGATCGTTCAAACTAGGAGGCAATCAGCATCCCCCGTTGAGCTATGCAGCATCAATGCAGTCGCCGACTGGGAGCTGGCAGATCTCGGCACGGTCGTCCTCGGCGAGCGCCTCGTTGAGCTGGACCATCAAGTCCCGGTAGCGGCGCGATGTCCACGCACCGGCGGGGAGCACGACGGAGCCGTTTGAGAGCGTGTTGTAGCGAAGTAGCCGACGCCGCGGTCCAGCCGGACCACCTCCATCAGCCGCCCTTTCGTGTTATAGCTGAGATAGTTGTCCTCGGCGTCCACGAGCGCGAAAGTCGAACTCGAACGAACATGGTAGGTGACCGCAGGCCGGGGGCTCCGATCTAACGGGTGCTAACTTCCAAGCCCATTAGACTCGGTTCTTCTACTGTTCTTCCCAGTGCAGCCGTTCGTGCTTTCCAGTTCCCAcccccacctccaccgccacgCTGCCTGCCCACCATCCGCCACCGCCCCTTCCAAATCCGTGCGCTTCATCATCCTTGCCGCCGGCTGCTACCCATCGGACATCCAGCTCCGCCCAGCTAGCGGCGCTCCCGCGCTGCCTCGCCTTCACCGTCAATCAAACCGTCGCCACCGCTGGAGTGGACCTCCCTCCTATAGGCCGGAGGCATTGGAGCTCCCGGGAAACCTGAACCCTGATCTAACCTccgccgctaccgccgccgTCATGATCTTGACCACCACCTAgggccgccggcgcctcccaTGCCGCCTCGCCTCTACCGCTGGCTGAATCGCCGCTGCTAGGCCATCCTTCGAACCGAAGTACCAGCGCGATGGCAAGCAGCGGTGCCGGCACATGTGgaggggaagagaaggaaggaagaaagaagctTGACATCCGTTGGATTTATTTCACACACGAATTTTAAAGTGGaaatttatttagaaaattaTCTTCCCAAAGATACGTACGTTTTTTTTGCCGCAGGCCATGACTCACGTAGCCTGGCTAATTGGTTTGGGTTTATTGGTGGTAATGGGTTGGTTTTCGTTTTAGGCTCTTTTAGTTGGTTTCCAATAGATGGTTTCGTTTGAGTTGTGTTTTACCAGCAAACAGTTTGGAGGGGATTTAGAGGAGGTTTTTAGTTCcacggattaaagtttagtccttatcacatcgaatgtttagatacgaATTAGACTATAATAAATGTATGCTAATTatagattaattaagcttaatagattcatctcgcaaaatAGCCTgcatctgtacaattaattttataattaacatatatttaatacttctgattagtatctaaatatttgtgACACGAAAGACTAAACAACCCAGAAGTTAAGGTGTGGAATAATATTTTGGGTCCAAAGGCCTCATGGGTTGCAACCCGTTAAGAATCCGCCGGCCCTATCCTATCCCCGGTTCCCCTTGCGGCCTagagcctcgcctcgcctcgcctcgcttcTCTTTCCCCCGCCGTCAAGCCCGAGCCCCCGGCGTTCGGCTCctgcctcggcgtcggcggcctcctcgcgtcgcacgaggaggagcccgagacGCCGACGGCCTGGGCGGCGTCGCCCGCGACGGCGCCCGGGAGCAgtgaggaggccgcggcggtggccggggcaAGCACTACCGCGGGGTGAGGCAGCGGCCGTGGGGCAAGTTCGCCGCAGAGATCCGGGATCCGAGATCCACGCCAAACCAGGTAAATGCCTAAGCTACACTTCTTGGGTGCGTTTCTAATCTGTTGTGATTTAATCGATGCTGTTGTAAAGGAACCCATGGTGTAGTAGCAAGCTCTGCTTAGCAAGCATTGTCCAAAGCAAAGCCAAGGTAAGACCTGCCGTCATCCACCCTGAAAACCAGTGTAATAACAGTGTTGGTAAGCATTTGGGAACAACGGGGACGAATTTTACCTTTCAAGCCCGTAGTTTCCAATTCGAGTTGAAAGGTAAAATTCGTCCCCGTTGTTCCCAAATGCTTACCGACACTGTTATTACACTGGTTTTCAGGGTGGATGACGGCAGGGCGAGATGCTGATCCCGtgcgattgcttcctccatgttCCCGCACCGCCGCTGACTCTGTTACAGAActgtacagcttcggcgtccTGCAGAGATAAAGGCCTCACTTTCCTAATCCACTCCGTCTATGCACCAGCTAGAACCTATGAAATTTGCCCAGAACCGGCAGTTCCATGCACGGTTGCCAGACAAACTGGCAAAGGGAAGAAGAAATCTAACTGGGTCCATTACGGTGGGTCGCTTCCGGCAATGCTGGAGGCACTGGAGGATGTCCAGGACGTTGAAGAAGCGCTCTGGTCGTGGAAGGACACACTGAGCAATCGGGAGAGGACAATCCTCCTCAAGGAGCAGAAAGATTGGAGACGGGCGGTCGAGATCTTTGACTGGTTTCGCAGGGAGAGGGGCCATGAGCTCAATGTGATTCACTACAATGTTGTGCTCTGTGCAGTTGGGCGAGCAAGGAGATGGGACCTCGTTCTTAGTCTGTGGCATGAGATGCATTCCTGCGGTGTGGCACCGGATAACTCGACGTATGGTACATTGATCGATGTATGTTGCAAAGGGGGAAGAGAACGGATGACTTTGCTTTGGCTCGGGGACATGTGCAAGCGGGGTTTGACGCCTGATGAGGTCACTATGAGCATTGTGCTGCAGGCACATAAGAAGGCTGGAGAGTATGAAATGGCCGAGCTCTTCTTCAGAAAATGGTCCTCAGATTCAAGTAGAAGGATGGAGGGGCACCCTCGCTACAGCTTGTACACTTACAACACCTTGATTGATACTTATGGAAAAGCTGGTCAACTTGAGAAAGTATCAGATACATTCAACCAAATGTTGAGAGAAGGTGTTGCGCCAAGTGTTGTTACATTCAACACAATGATTCATGTTTGGGGTAAGCACCATAGAATGGAGCGAGTTGCTTCTTTGGTGAAGATGATGGAGGAATTCCAGTGCTTTCCTGACAGAAGGACTTACAATATACTGATCTCACTGTACAGAGAATGCAACGATATTGATGTTGCAGAGTACTACTTCTGGAAGATGAAAGCAGAAAATTTGGTACCAGATGTTGTGAGCTGCCGCACACTCTTATATGGATACTCTATCAGGGGCATGGTCACTAAAGCGGAAGCCCTTCTAAAAGAAATGGATGAGAGGGGCTTTTTGATAGATGAGTACACACAATCAGCTTTGACGAGGATGTATGTAAATGCTGGGATGCTTGAGCAAGCATGGCATTGGTTTGACAGGTTCCATCACCAGATGAATTCTGAATGCTTTTGTGCAAATATTGATGCATTTGGGGAGAAAGGATACATAGTTCTTGCAGAGAAGGCTTTTATATGCTGCCTAAAGAAGAAGATGCTCAGTGTTTCTGTGTGCAATGTTATGATCAAAGGATATGGGTTGGTAGAGAAGCTGGATGAGGCATGTGAGGTAGCTGATGGCATGGAGAGGTATGGCATTTTGCCTGATTACGTGACTTACAGTTCTCTCATTCAACTTCTGTCAACTGCTAAACTGCCAAAGAAGGCTCTTCACTACTTGAAAAAAATGCAAGCAGTAAAACTGCTGTCAGACTGTGTTCCATACTCTATGGTAATTAGTAGCTTTGCTAAGAATGGTGATTTACGAATGGTTGAGTACCTGTTTAGAGAAATGATCACCTCAGGGATCCGTGCTGATGTTTTTCTCTACTCTATCTTAATTGATGCTTATGCTGAAGCTGGAAAGGTCCAACAAGCTGCAGCATATTTTGGTTTAATAAAAAAAGATGGCTTATGTGAGAGTGCTACAATCTACAATTCTTTGATAAAGCTCTTTACAAAGGTAGGATATGTTGCAGAGGCCCGAGAAACATACAAGCTACTCAGATCACTGGATACTGATGCCAACCCTTATGCATCTAATTGCATGATTGATCTCTACTGTGATCATTGTATGGTGAAAGAAGCAAGTGAGATTTTTGAAAGTCTGAAGGCCAGGGGAAGTGCAAATGAATTCTCATATGCAATGATGGTGTGTTTGTACAAGAAAATAGGTCGCTACGATGTAGCTCACAGGATTTGCAAGGAAATGCAAGCTTTAGGACTTCTAACTCAAGCACAAAGCTACAATTCTGTGATCCAAATGTATGTATCTGGTGGAAGAATGGAGGATgctttaaaaatatttaagaaGATGTTGGTATCGAACACACCACCAAATGATGCAACATTCAAGGCACTAAATGTTATTCTAGTAAGAAGTGGAGTTACAAGGAACAAGATTAGAAAGCTAGATTGTTAAGAAGAAATAACACTCATGATTACTTGTGTCAATGGTACACGGCACTATCCCTTCAGCTGTAAGATCAAGTGCATGCTCTTTTCAACATAGTATTATTGATCAATCTGCTACAAGGGCACACCCTTTTGACGTTGTAAGAGTAGGAAAAGGAGTACGAGAAAGCAAGTAACTTCAGAACtgatttcaaaattttaaattctTAGATGTAGATACACAATCGCGATTATCTGTCAACTGAAGTGTACACAGAGACGGTGCATACCATGTTCGAGAAAATGTTGATAGTTGATAGGTCAGCACAGCGAATTCAGGgaagtcattttcacatgtgtgAATCCTGTTAGCTTTCTGCAGGCGAACGTTATTACTTATATGTCCCCAGTTTCTACGTATCAGAATATAAGGTACATGCTCTCGCAACGACATGCTTTTGCTAAAATTGAACTGCTTCAGCTTGTATGACTTCCACAAAAGATTCAGTATTGATGATAATTCCAACATTGCAGTGTATTTCTAAGTTCTGCCTGTTTTGATTTTACTTAATTACATTGCAGTTACTTGGCAACATAAATTTTCAATAATGGCACTTCTTGCAGTGCCCTATTCTGTTATTAATATGCGCCCTGATAAAGCTGCagtatattttttatttggCTTATGTTCAATAAATTTGTGTTCCCTTGTTGGTGGCTCATGTTGGGTACTTGGGTTTCAGCTCTAGCCTATTGCAACTTCACCACTAAAAGCTTCAGGTGCCCTCAACATATGAGTTCCAATTTTACGGCAGGAGAGGCTTTTCAATCTGTGTTACTTTGTATTGGGGAACATGTAATATTTCACCAAAAATATACAAGTCAGAGCTATAaatataatattaattttaaacTTATCTGATTATCATACTCCAGTATCATTTTTTTATTATAATATGTTCTTATCTagcaatttcttttttcattttagtGCACTCCTTGATCATTAAAGACATCGTTTTAACTTTCTGCCTCCTATTAGGGATGTATGGTTTGTAAGCAAAAGACACTCTTTTGGCGCTGTGGGTGTTGTTCAGTTGCAGCACATACGGAATATGCACCATAACCAGTGATTCATCTAAAAGACAATACAAAGTGCAATTTGCTGGAGGCGTCCTTCTGATTGGCTTCTGCAAAATGAGGTCTATCCTTTTTTCCCCCTTAAAATTGGTCACTTCATGTTGTCATATATTAAATGAATAATAACAGCTTATCCAGTCTAATTTGATAAACAGGCAAGAGGGAAACTTTCTAGTATAagtattaaaataatttatgtgCATCTAGTCATTGTATTTTCTCCAAGCTCAGTGCTGATTCCTCCATCACATTTAATATCCTTTTGTTTCATCCCTAGATCCTTGGAAGATTAATACTGAACAAGAATAAGTTATCTTTGAGGTTTAGCTAGGACAATATTATCACAATGCATCCCATACATCCTTTTGTTAATATTTGTAATGGTTGAGGTGGCTGACAGGAATACTTTGTTTGCTGGTGACAGAATGCTGACTTTACCAACAGTATAGAGGTGTGTGTATGCATGACACAACTGTACATTTGCTATCTTTTCTTCTATGATTATTTCATTCATGTAAACTGTGCATGTTGTTTTCTTGAATAAATCATTTTCAGAGCTTCTTTTGCAGCTTGTCTTTAACTCTTTATAATGACAGTGCTGGGTAGGTTTCACAATGTGTTTTTATTACTCTTAAAGCAGAAGAAAAGTTAATCTAAAGTAATGTTTTAGGACTTGTACCACCATTTGTTTGCACGGTTGACCACTAATATGTGTATTAAAATGGCCGCATGAAAATGTTATTAGTAGATATTATTACCATTTTTGGTTTTGGtgtttatatatataaaaaatgacCATGTTGCCTCTTGGAGACTGGGAAGTCGAAAACACCACATTCTTAGAATTGATgggctatttttttatttttacttaGCTAGTTTTTAGTACTTAGTGACATAACTGGAATGTGTGGGCAAGCACCACCAATGGAAGCAAGAAGCTTGATGCTGCTTATCAAGAAGCTCAGTCAAAGAGTTCTGCATGCCCTATATTCTTGTTTTCCTTGGTAAGGATCTTTTCAGGACTTTGTATTTCGTGGTGGATGTTAAGTTAGTTTCCTTTGCCTGGTATGCCCTTCATGATGAAACATCAGGTGAATACAAGTGGCCTGTTGATTTTGAGAAAACCCTTGAGTACTGGCAACAGGACAAGTGGAATGTCTCCTCTGTTAAGTGGCGCATTGTCCAGGACGTCCCTAACAGTATTCTCAAGCACACCATCCTAGGGAATCATGAGAACAAGCCTGTCACGATACCCATGACACACTAGAGGTAAGCATCTTCCAGAGTCTTAAATAAATTCACTTGTTTGAAAAAATGTGGTGCCTTATTcttcatatcttttttttttgtcaattttATTCAGATACACCTTGAACAAGGCCTTCAGATGTTCAAGTTATTCAAGGAGCATGTCAGTAAGACCTCCATCCTTGATGACTTTACCTCCTACAAGAGCCACCAGAAGTTGATGCAGGATAAAAGGGCGAAACAGCAGCAGATCCAAAAGCAGGTGCATTCAAACTAAAAATACATTGCCCATTCATCCGTTCAAGGTTTCAGCACATTGCCTACTTTATCCTGATTTTCTGAAATACTTGTAGGTTGACTGTCTTAGATTACTCAGGTCTGGGACAGTAGAGCTCCCATTTCTGTCACAACCAGTGAACAACAGCAGGAAGTTGCTGACGGGAAGCCAAAGCCATCTGCACTGTACCAAACAGTGCCAACTCAGAGGTGAAGGCTCCTACAGATAACTGTACTGCTCCTGTTATTTTCTACGCTGCAAAGGTGGGCCAAACGGCAACAACCGAGAACCCTGTCCTCGCCAATGGAGTTGCCAAGACTGGCTAGCTTGATCGCATGCCTTGAAGTAGTGCAGACCCATTTGATCATACAGAGCACCTTGGCCGGCATCGACGGCGCAATTGTAGAAGGTTGCCTTTGCTCCCAGCACTCGCAGCGCTGGTGCCtcgccttttcttttcctctggcttcggcggcggcgcatggtTCTTGAAGAATGAAGGCAACGTTATATATAGGGCTTGCCGTCCGTAACTACGTCGTCGTTCCAGACGATGATGTATTTGCCTGATCATGATTTTTATGTAATATGTATAGGTTTCTTTCCAATGTTATTTGATCCTTTATTTATGCTATCACCTAGCAATAAATTGACATCTAAACGAAAAGGTTGTTTAATTTCTGCAGCAATTTTGGTGCAACGTGAGCATGGATAGAATCAAGGAACTATTTTTAGGTAGAAAAAATTCGTGCTCAGCTGACCATGAGCTGCAAAGATGAAGGGTACTCTCGATTCATCTCCACAAACATGTCGCACGAAAGGCGACTTCCTTGCTATCGGTTGCAACACCCAAGCCATGCATTCCTAGGACCGCAGTTCGACTAAAAATACAAAGAACACAAATGAAATGTTTCCAAGAAACAATAGCCCGTGGAAACTGGTCGGAGAAATAACACATCTTTATTGCAAAAGTCTTGGTTGCTGGGAATGAAACACATACGGAATCGAGGTGCTCCTTGCAACTACTTATTCTTCAACCCTTACCTGAGACGTAGTGTGTCCCGAGAAAGGGTCTTGCCTGGGCATAGGTAAGAGTTGAGGTCGCCATTGTAGCCATCCCAGGCCCGTAACACTTGAAAGCGGCGCAGTGGAACCCCCTATAGCAAAGAATGCATTTTATTATACATAATGAAGATCATCTGAATACACGTAACAACACCTCTCATCATTATATATGAATGAAGGAGGATGTAAAGGATGTAGGTAATACCTCTCGGTCCATCAGATATCATGCCCACAATCTCCTTGCCTGTATCGGTGTAGGAGTAGGTGACAGGCGTGCCCACCCTACCCAAACCCAAGTAGATCTTTTCTCCTTCCCCCTCGATCGTGCAAGTCTTGAATGCCAACCCGCTCTCGCCGGGGGCAGCCTTGATGGGGTTTCTAGGCCGCTGCTGCTCCGGTGGCGCCATCGGCAATGCCACGGCCGCCTCCTTCAACAACCGAAACGATCTTGCATTCCTCGTAGAACGACTTGGCAGATGCGAAGATGAAGTCGATGGTGCCTTTGATGGCACACATGCCTTGAAGTAGTGCAGACCCATCTGGTCATACGGAGCACCCTGGCCTTGAATTCCACATGAATTCCACATGAATGCATGGGTGTTCCTCTGATCAATGCATGGAAAATTAAATTAACGGGTCTATATATACCTTAACAAAATGGAATCGTTGAGAGGAAGAATATAAATcttatttttttgaaagataaaaAGAAGATTTTGAAGTTGTAAGAACCTACAAGACCTCATATCAATTTTGGATGGAGACGGGGACAAAATGAATGCAGAGGCCATCTATCTGGCTGGGTGCGTGTTGCGTAATTGGGTCTTGAGTATACATTGTCATCATCGTCGTTATATCGAGTGGATCTGAATGAAATCAGCAGCGGAATCAGCAGCGTCACAAGAAAAACTCCCCTGCTTCAGTCTTATCCTGCTTCATGGGTCTTTCAAATGACATAttttccacacacacacaacaacaacaaaaaaaagaagcctCTAAAATGACCATGCCTGTCGCAAAGCTCCAGGTTTATCGCAATCAACCTCAGATGGCATTATGTCATTGGATGCCTCAGATGGCATTACAGAAGTGCGATTACGGGATATGCAGATGGCTGCCTTCGCAATCCGTTCACCCAAATACCGCAGGAATGACAGGTGAGGTCATGGCGCGGACGTGCTGATCCATATGCATGGATCATGGTGGCATATCCCCCAAGTCAGTCCATAGCGGATATATTTGCAAGGAGACTGGGCTCTCTCTTTACAAAATAGTTCATCAGGCTACAATCTGAGTTGGCTGCTAACATTCAGATCCACGAGGCGGGACCGACGATCGCCGGAACTTGCTTGCTTCTCTTAGTATACCCTTGCACTGTCAATGTCCTCCCAAAATGAAGCATCCCAACGGGGAAAGCATTTACGATGATTGATAGATCATGCAGCTAGCTTGATTCTGTCCTCAGACCTCCCTCGGCGTCACTGCTTTGCAAGCTGGCCATGGTTAGAAAGAAAATCAGAGTCAAGTCACAGATCTGAGCTAATCTGAACTTGAAAAGTAGAGGCACCAGATTTCTTGAGAACATACCATAAACTTCTGATCAGAAATGAAGCAAAGGATGCTGTATAGCTGAATATTTGCTTTTCTATAATAATCTAACAAGCCTAAATAGACCAAATGTATGATGAGTGCGGAAATTTTTCATCAATTTAACAGGATTATGCAAGAGCTAGACCTTGCAGGTGTATAATCTAACAAAAATTATCAGCACCAAAATCACTTAAATGTAACGTAAGCTCACAGGAGCTTTTCAAATAGTACAATGCCTTTCTCAGTAGTGGTATAAGACCTTGTGGCAAAACAAGATGAACATACTGTATCAAACCAACCAATCACCACTGATTTCATAAAATGTTTAAAATTAAAAGGGAAGCTATCACGGACATTTTATTTTCCAGATAATCCCTTTTCATCTTACATAGAGAGAATGTTTACTTA
Proteins encoded in this window:
- the LOC117841451 gene encoding LOW QUALITY PROTEIN: pentatricopeptide repeat-containing protein At3g23020 (The sequence of the model RefSeq protein was modified relative to this genomic sequence to represent the inferred CDS: inserted 2 bases in 2 codons; deleted 2 bases in 1 codon); amino-acid sequence: MLIPCDCFLHVPAPPLTLLQNCTASASCRDKGLTFLIHSVYAPARTYEICPEPAVPCTVARQTGKGKKKSNWVHYGGSLPAMLEALEDVQDVEEALWSWKDTLSNRERTILLKEQKDWRRAVEIFDWFRRERGHELNVIHYNVVLCAVGRARRWDLVLSLWHEMHSCGVAPDNSTYGTLIDVCCKGGRERMTLLWLGDMCKRGLTPDEVTMSIVLQAHKKAGEYEMAELFFRKWSSDSSRRMEGHPRYSLYTYNTLIDTYGKAGQLEKVSDTFNQMLREGVAPSVVTFNTMIHVWGKHHRMERVASLVKMMEEFQCFPDRRTYNILISLYRECNDIDVAEYYFWKMKAENLVPDVVSCRTLLYGYSIRGMVTKAEALLKEMDERGFLIDEYTQSALTRMYVNAGMLEQAWHWFDRFHHQMNSECFCANIDAFGEKGYIVLAEKAFICCLKKKMLSVSVCNVMIKGYGLVEKLDEACEVADGMERYGILPDYVTYSSLIQLLSTAKLPKKALHYLKKMQAVKLLSDCVPYSMVISSFAKNGDLRMVEYLFREMITSGIRADVFLYSILIDAYAEAGKVQQAAAYFGLIKKDGLCESATIYNSLIKLFTKVGYVAEARETYKLLRSLDTDANPYASNCMIDLYCDHCMVKEASEIFESLKARGSANEFSYAMMVCLYKKIGRYDVAHRICKEMQALGLLTQAQSYNSVIQMYVSGGRMEDALKIFKKMLVSNTPPNDATFKALNVILVRSGVTRNKIRKLXLLRRNNTHDYLCQWYTALSLAVRSSACSFQHSIIDQSATRAHPFDVXKSRKRSTRKQVTSELISKF
- the LOC117841457 gene encoding proliferating cell nuclear antigen, producing the protein MLELRLVQGSLLKKVLEAIRELVTDANFDCSGTGFSLQAMDSSHVALVALLLRAEGFEHYRCDRNLSMGMNLNNMAKMLRCAGNDDIITIKADDGSDTVTFMFESPKQDKIADFEMKLMDIDSEHLGIPDSEYQAIVRMPSAEFMRICKDLSSIGDTVIISVTKEGVKFSTSGEIGSANIVCRQNQTVDKPEEATVIEMQEPVSLTFALRYMNSFTKASSLSDQVTISLSSELPVVVEYKIAEMGYIRFYLAPKIEEDEEMKP